CCCATTTCATTACGAGATTTAGACGATACCGCCACGCTCTATTTTCTTTAAAAGTTCGTCTTGAGAAAGCTTTACAGTTTGTCCTTTATTAAGATTTCGCAACTCCATTCTACCAATTCTACGCCGAATAAGCACCATTACCTTATACCCTAGATGCTCAGCCATTAAACGAACCTCTCTTTTCTGACCCTCAGTGATCGATACTGTGACCCATCGGCCATAAGGTGGTCTGCAAAGTGGTTGGACGGAAAGGGGGCGTACAAATCCCCCTTCTATTTCAAAGCCCTTAAGCCACAACTTCATTTTTTCTACCGTCAACTCTTCGTTTAACAGTACCTCGTAATCTCTTTTTATATTTGACGAAGGGTGCATAAGAAAGTGAGCGAAATCCCCGTCGTTCGTTAAGACGAGCAATCCTTCGCTTTCTTTATCAAGACGCCCTACCGGAAAAAGACGAAACTTTGAGTAGGCGGGGGGGAGAACATCGATCACTGTCATGTCAAAGCGGTCTTCCACCGCACAAACGACCCCCTGAGGTTTATTCATTACTATGTAGACCCTGCTCTCCGGAGATACTTCTTTTCCGTCAAGGGTTACTGTGTCCGTTTCTTCTACTGTGGTAGAGAGATCGCGGACAACCCTTCCATTCAAGGCTACGCGGCCTGATAAGACAAACTCTTCTACCTTTCTGCGGGATGCAAGGCCGCATGAAGCAAGATACTTGTTCAATCTAATTGCCATTGGTTAGTGTTCGCTCTCCTCCACACTGTATTCTTCCACTTCTTCGAGAGTGGGAAGTTCCGCTATTGACTCAAGACCAAAATGTTCAAGAAAAGTTTCGGTAGTCCTGTAAAGCAAGGGAGATCCTGTCCCTCGCCTTCGCCCCGCAATACGTATAAGGCCATGGGAAAGAAGGGTTTCAAGTACCCGTTCACACCTGACCCCTCTGATTTCTTCAATTTCCGCCCTCGTAACTGGCTGGTTATAGGCTATTACAGCAAGACTTTCAACAGCTGCGCGGCTTAACCGCACTTTTTGACGTAATGCCGTTTCTCTGAAAATAGCCACGGTTTCGGCAAACTCAGGGTCTGTGCATAGTTCCCAACCCTCTGCCACTTTTCGCAGGGTAATTCCATGATCCTGGGCATAATGGTCTGAAAGCTCTCCTAACGCTGAGCATACAGCTTCCAGAGATTCATCCAAATGCATAGACAGTTCCTTCTCCGACACAGGTGTAACAGCGACAAAAAGGAGAACCTCAACGTGTTTGGCTAGAGATGATAACATCTCCAAACAACTCCTTTTGTGTAATGGATATGAGTCCAGTCCTAGCCATTTCCAGAAGAGCCAGGATCGTAACCACAAGAACAGAACGAGTGGAAGTCCCTTTGAGAACGTGAGAAAGGGATAAAGAGGAATGATCTTCTAAATACGCCCTGAGCTCTTCTATTTTTCTGTCGATTTGTATTTCTTCAGGCACTGCCGCAGGAATTCCCCGCCAGTTTCCAATGGATTGTTTTTCTATATTCGACATTGGCTCTTTTCTGCTATGGGCAGCGATCAGCTGCCACCAGAGATGGCTTAAACTGTAAAGATCTCCCAGGTCGTAAGATGGGACTTCCTCAACAGCAGCTGCTCTCTTAAAGAGATTGTCCTGCTCCTCTTTTTTTTCTATAAGGCGAAAAGCTGCCTCACGATAGGGTCTGTACCGCAAAAGGTGCCCCAACAATTCTTCTTCAGAAATAGGATCTTCGGGAGGGGAGCTTTCTTCCCCATCAGTCTTATGCTGACCAGGCAATAGCGCCATAATCTTTTCAAGAACCAGCCCTGCTGCAAGGGAAAGAAACTCTGCCACCACATATATAGACACCTTTTTAGAATGGGACAGATAGGCCCCGTAAATATTAACCAGGTCTGAAACCTTTATCTGAGTGGCTTCAAACTGGCGACTCTCTACGAGATAACAAAGAAGATCTAAAGGCCCTGAAAATCCCTCTATCTCCACCTGGAGGGGGAAGGTCCCTTTTTCCACACTCTATCTCCCCTATCCCCTGGGGACAAAACCAATAGAATTTACTATCTCGTCGATGGTTTGCTGAGCTAAAATCTGTGCTCTTTCTGCGCCAGCCAGTATGATATTCCTCAAGTTCTCAGAATGGGATTCGTAATATCGGCGTCGCTCATGGATAGGTTCCATCACCCGCTTTACATGCTCCATAAGCATTTTTTTACACTGAACGCACCCTATTCCCGCTGTAGTACATCCTTTTATAATTTCTTTATGCTGTTCCTTGTCATCATTAAAAACTTTGTGCAGATCCCAGACTGGGCATTTTTCCGGATCCCCAGGATCTGTTCTGCGCTCTCTAGCGGGATCTGTAATCATGGTCCGAATCTTATTCCACATTTCTTCTGGAGAGTCAGCTATATCTATGCTGTTTCCATAAGATTTGCTCATTTTTCGACCGTCTGTACCTGGTACCTTGGGAGTCGGTGTCAAAAGCATTTGCGGCTCAGGGAGTATTTCTCCATAAAAATTATTGAAACGACGGGCCAGCTCTCTACTGATCTCAAGATGGGCGCTCTGATCCTCCCCTACCGGAACCATCTCTGCCTTGTAAAGAAGAATATCTGATGCCATAAGAACTGGATAACCCAAAAAAGCATAGGTACCTAAGTCTTTATTCTGTATGTTTAATATCTGCTCTTTGTAGGTTGGATTCCGCTGAAGCCAGCCAAGAGGGGTTATCATGGATAAAGCCAAATGGAGCTCAGCATGCTGGGGAACATGAGACTGCACAAAAATTGTACTCTTTTCAGGGTCAAGACCAGCCGCAAGCCAATCTAAAAGAACCTCCTTGCAGTTTTTTCGAATCCTGCTGCTATCTGCGTAATCAGACATCAAAGCATGCCAGTCAACAATACAGTAAAGACATTCGTATTCGTTCTGAAGGCGCACCCAATTTGTTAGAGCCCCGGCCAAATGGCCCAAATGAAGTTTTCCTGTAGGTCGCATGCCGCTGAAAACTCTTTTTGCCATGTTTCTCCACCTCATTTATTTGAAATAAAATTAAAAAATAATCTTTGACTACTGTTATTTTACTCGATTTGAAGTCTGTTAGGGCCTTTATCTTTAAGTTGTACTACAGGAAGATTAGAGAGGGCCATCAGCCTGCAAAGGGCGGCCAACGAATATCGCTCCATTTCGCCGTGATCCACAACACAAAGGGCCATGCCCAAAGAGCATGCATCCAAGATCTGATGATACTTCATGTCAGCGGTAATATAGACGTCAGCGCCCTTATCAAGGGCGGCAGTCCAGAGATCACCACCGGATCCGCCGCAGAGGGCAGCAGTCTTCACAATTCTATCTGGTTCCCCATATCCGGTCACCCATGACAGATTCCAGTCATTGCGAAGCTTAACCATCAAATTTTGCAGGGAACAAGGTTTTAGCAAAGATCCCCATGCCCCAAGCCCCTCAGAGTTTTCCATTGGAAGCAAAGGGAGAAAGCTCTCTTTCAGCAAAGGTCTTGCAAGCTGTACATTAACGCCTTCACGCGCCTTGTCCCAGTTAGTGTGCACGCTGATGACAGCTATACCATACTCAAGGGCCTTCTGAATAACCAGAGAGACAGGGCTTTCAAGATCGATAGTTTTCAGCGGCGAGAAAATAAGAGGGTGATGCACCACGAGACAATCACATTTTTCACCTCTAGCCTCTTCTAAAACATGTACGTCTGGATCCAGGGCCACTCCTATTTTTGAAGCCCTCCACTGCGAGCTTCCTACCATAAGACCAACATTATCCCATGGTTCTGCAAGACTCAGGGGAGCAAAGGTATTGATATGATTTATAATATCAATTACTAGCATCTTTTCACCTCCAAGTTCCTACTTTACGGCAATCAAACTATATAAAAAATGCCGCTTCCTACAGGGAAACGGCATTAACCTTCAATGGTGGGCCTACCTGGACTCGAAATCTCCTATAAAATGCCATGAATGCCCACTTTCTCGCTAGCCGTTATACGGTTTGTTATACGGTCTTGACTATCATTGTAATAGAATTCATTTTAAGTATTTGCTAGATTTTAGCACAATTTAAGGGGGGCGTGTACTGTTTAGTCTTTTTTGTAGATTTGCAACCAAATAGAGCCGTAGTTGCCTTAGTATGACTTGGACGATGATTTATACCTATGAGCCACAAATATATTCTTAAAACGCATTCTGGCGGGTCGTTTATTTTGATTTTTTATCCCAGGGCCACTTTCCTTTTTTATCCTTATATATAAAGCTACCTATAACTATCAAAGTAAAAATCAACCCCAAACTCATAAAATCCCCTCCTTTATGGATATCCCGGCATACCGTCTTTAAATGCCAATAGAAATAAAATAAACACGGTTACTATTGCTCCGCATGCCATTCCGCCAACAAAGGCCAAAAAGCTAGTCATTTCGGAACCTCCTTAATTACCAGCCATATACCCTACGCCAAGGGCCAGTAAAATATAGAGTCTGTTTTTCGCTTGATCGCTTTGCATCTCTTTCTTCCAGGCGTTTCTTTCTGCATCTAGCTGCTTTTTGAGATCCTCTAGTTGCTCTTTTGTGCTTTCCTGATAACTAAGGATCTCGCCCCTAAGATTTTCGTAAGCTTTTTCCCAAGCTTGCGATTCTATCCTGTATGCTCGAATTGCTGTAAGAGTATCCCGACCGTCGGCCTCATTCCCCCAAAACCCCGCTTCAGGAGTCGTCCATCCTGCTGGAACGTACTCCCATGCCCCGAAACTTTGCGAGCTCATCATTAAGCTCGTTAGCGATAGAACTGCCAGGAAGAGAACGAACTTCTTGCGCAGTTTTTTCACGGATCACCCTCACCTCTTTTCGAGTGGCTGTTTCCAATTCGTTTATTTTTTCTCCCAAAGCTTCGATTTCTTTTTGTAGTTGATCAGCCTTTAAATCTGTATTTATTAGAGTCTTAGGCAACTTGGGAGTTTTAAAGAGCGGTGTAATTATCCAAACTGCCAAGAGAATGCCAACTAAAATTATTCCCCAAAAAACAAAGTTTATTTTCCGCTCGAACATTCTCTCTCAACCCTTCCTGCCAAAGATTTCAAAACCCGCTTCTTGAGAACTTGCAAAACTTCATGAGAGGAATATCCAGAAATAGCAATTGAGGCACTTTTGAATCCTTGAGGGATAGAGACTCCATCGAGCACGTAAAACACACAGATGCCTACGAAAGCAGAGGTGATAATTCCTGTAAAAAAGAACCACCACGAAAATTCTTCTTGCTTGCAATTAAGCCCGTGAGCTATTCCTCCAAAAACAGCGAGTGCTACCGGCGTTAAGAGCCGCGTTATTTGCTCTGCAAGTTTTCCTTCGCCCAACAAATTTTCTCACCCTCTCCACTGCCGCAAATGCCCGTCTTTAGGTTTGTGTACATCTACGTGTATACGACCGTTATAAAGCCCGAGTCCTCCCAATTCAGAAAGTTTCCCATCTTTGTATGCCCGAAGAACCTTTGAATGAAAAACATTGTTAGAATATTTTGCTTGGCGAATATCCGCGGCTACGCCCTGCGTGTGCCAGCTATTTGGAACCCCGCCAATGCGTTTGTTATGCGTAGGGCAACGGTAGCCGGAATTGATGAAGATTGGCGTTCCTACCAAGGAGCGGATTTTTTCTAAAAGGCTCAAGAGTTTCGGTTTGATATCGCACCTATCACACCCACAACGGCATGCAAGTTCAGTTCTGCTAAAGTGCTCTGAAAGCATGTGTCTCCCTCCTCTCCATAAAAAAAGAGGCTGCCGTGTGGGCAACCTCTTGAGTGTTTAATTTAGCTATTCTCTTACCACTTGATTAGATTCAGTTCCTCTTCTGTAGTAACTGCTTCTACTTGGGCTATCAATACGGCCTCTTTATCAAAACAGGCCTGAACATGTGCCCTTACAGCCTTTGCAACAGCTTTGATCTCGTCTGCGACAAGCGTCACAAAACCGCCTTCTGTTTTCCATTGACACGAGTACGTAGGGTCGTCGATTTCCTGCAGGGCTGCACCAGTGATCATTGCCTGGCTCTCTCTATCAGTTTTTATTTTTAGCCCGTTTACCGAGATACCGGCTGTTTCCTCTGCCCAACGTGCACTTGCTATCTCAAGTAGCTTTTTAGGCCTCATAAAGAGCAATACATCTTCTTCCGTTGCATCTGTTATTTCATACCCTGTAATTTCATCTGCCGCAAAAATAACGTGTTTTCCAGTTTTGCCTGTGAGAAGCACTTCTAGAAGCTTCATTTCATCGGGTATTCCAGTAGAGCAATTGCCTACGGAATCCACAACAATATATCTATTCGCTGCATAAAAAAGCGTGTACTCCCCCTGCTCGCTATAGGGGATTTCTATTTCCGCCGCAGGCATAGCGCCTGCTGGGATAATGATTCTCCTCATTTTCGCTTTCTCCCTTCATAGTCAAGATATTTGAGCGCCGACATGGCGCTTCTCATGCTGTTGCAAAGATTTATACCGTTTATTCTCCGCTATCGCGGAGAATTCAGGGTTCAAATGTTCAGTGTTCAAAATTCTAAACCTTTGCGAGACGGCCACCGCTGATGCTGCTCGAATTCGACGCAGCGGTGCCCAAATTCAGGTAGAACAGGCCAGCCTGCGAGCCATAGTACCAGCCGCCGCCGTAGTAGCACACCTTTGTACCATCTTTTGTAATCCAGAAATAATCGCTGTATGTACCATTGTCTTGCGATGAAATAGTAGTCTTTGGAAGGTATAACGCGCTCAAATCAAAGTTGGCCCCAGAAGCAACATGCATCTCGGTTGGATACCCACTATTGGGAAAAACCTCCCCTGTGTTAACAAAAGATTTGCCCCCTCCCGAATCCCACACCCAAATAGCTCCATCTCGATTTTCAAGCCCTTGCACCATGCACCACGTGTTTCCCCAAAGTTCGTGTATGCCTCGCCATATGGCATTTGTATATCCGGTGCTGAGCGCCCATCCGCCCGAGGCATAAGGCACTAGCGAATCGCAATTTCCCCTGCCGAAAACAGATTGTGAGTCTGTTGTTCCCATTTCTACATGCGCTAGCATTTGTATAGCAGCGATCTGATAGATGTTTATGAGTGAAAATCCCGTTACGCCACTCGCATTTCGTGCATTACACCGTGATACCATCGTTGGAAAATCTATGATGACGAGAGGCGGTTTTTTTATGCTACTGCCTGCTTTTGTTCCGCCATCATCAAAAGCCTCATAAGCGCCTATATAAAAGGAACTTATTTCTACGCCACCGTTGAGAAAAGCTGGATGCAATTTTGCGCCAGAAAAAGCAGTTTTGTTGACAAATCGAGCCTGCTTGCCTGCATATGGCCCAGATGGCAACGTTTTTACCAGGAAATAAAACTGGGAAATTTCCACCATAGCCTGATCGTCGACCGTAGATACAGAGATCTGATATTCCGGCCGGCTTGAGAAATACCCAGGTGGTGGCATTACAGGGTTACCGTCTAAATCCACCCAATCCCAAAAACCCGCTCCGCCGCCTGGTTCAACAAGGACAAGGCCAATAGGTTGTGTTGTCGAAGCTTTGTCTAGAAGGCGCCTGCCGTTCCAGTATGTCGCATTTACCGCAAGACTTGATGTGGCCGCATTGCCAGTAATGTCACCTGGGAGTTTCCCCGCCGCATCGAGCTTTAAAACCTTGTTCGGTTCTGGAGACACCACTACCTCGGAGGTTTTGAGGTAGGGCAAGTTATTGTGAGCTGAGGAGTCGATATTATGGGTTGAAATACTGTCATCGACATACCCACGCGTTGACAGCACAACAGCAGGGTCAATCTTCAACGTAATTGCAGACGCGTTCGACACCTCTAAAATCATCCGAATATAAAGATCTTTTCCAGATCCCTCAGCCAAAGCTGGCTTGTATGTAGCCGGGTATTTGCCTATGGCAATAACATCGCCTTCCGAGTCAATAATTCCAGCTTCCCGAACTGTAAAACCTCCCGTTGTCGTAGGAATCACAACTTCAACAACAATCCAGTTGGGATTTTCACTATCCGTTTTTATCTGATTTATTGCCCCACGCCACACCTCATTTTTAAGGGCCGTTTGTGACTCAGTAGGGTCGTAATAATTTCCAGATCCATCTCCAACAGCTATGGAAGAAAACTGCACCGTCGTTCCAAGTGCTTGGGCGTTAGCCAGTTTAGCTTTTCCCGTATTTGTTAAAATCGTATAAAAGTTTTCAGCCATATCACCACCTCCTAAAGCGGATAAACCGTAACAGTTTCAACAACTTGGGCTCCAATGCCCCATCGCCAAAATACTGCACTCTCAACTTCCGTCACGTTGTACGGATAAACTGTAATTTCTTCACCAAAGAGGCTTGCCATTGCAACTTTAGGAACCACACCCCGTACAGTAAGATATACATTCAACTCGTCGAGCCACGAACGAACGTTCTTGTACTCATCTATTAGTCGCTCTAAAAGCACATAGGTCTGCTCATCAAGTCCACGCTCGCTAAGCTCAAGAATCTCTACCTTGAATTTGTACGGCTCCCCACCGTATTCATACCATTCGGAAATAACTCCACACATGGAGAGCATTTCGAAAATGCGAAGCAGCGCCGCTTTCGTTCCTTTCAGACGATGTATCTCAACAGCCCTTCGAACAAGATCTCTTTTCTCTTCAACCGAAACGGCCACCCCCGCACCCTCATCAAGGGTGATATGAAACTCCCACAGTAATAAATCTAGAATCGCTTCAGACAACTCGTCGATGCGCGGCAAGATGATGGTTTGAATCAAATGGGAATTAATATCGGCAAGTTGGCCATCTAACGCTAAAACCGCGGCTTCCACCTGAGGATCTTCAGCAATGCTTCCAGGGATAAGATCTTTCAACCCGGCACTAACCATCTTCGAGCCCTCCGTAATTGATGGTCACGCTGTTTTCTTTAGCTACTTGCCACGCTTCTAACGCTGTATATATAGGGTTTGACACTTCGACCCGCTTTGCCCCGGCATCCATCACACGCTTGATAAGCGCCGAGGGGTTAATATCTCTGCCCAATTTCGCTTTCTGCCATGCAATATATTCCCCTACGGCAGTTGCCACCTGAGCCTGTATCGCAGAAATAGAGATAGCTTCTACGCGATCTATGAAATATGTGCAGTCAACGGAATAGGTAATTTGCTCCGGGGCTAAAACGGTCACCTGATCTGTCAGCGGTCGCACATCGTCAGCTGAGCAAATACTCAAAACCTCATCAAGTATTTCGGAACTGGGGAGTTCCCCTCCCTCCATCAACGGCCTTATTTCAACTTCTCCCGCAGCAGGAGATCTTACCGACACGTCAATTATTCCCTGGTGTGCAGTACGTGCCCAGAAATCATAGGCAAGTCGAGGCCCTGCAACAGAGTACCTTTCCATAGCTTGCCTTATACGCAATCTAAAATTATCATCTGATTCTTCATCAACACCACCCGTGGAAGCAGTTATATTTTCCACTTTTGAGATATACGGAAGAGGATCCACCAGTTTACTGATCTGCCCTATTGCAAAACCATTCCCGATTGAACCGCTCTGGGTACAGGTAACGACAGCGTCAACATACGTTGCTCCTGGGGTTATTTCGAGGGCTTCCTGCGTTGCGAAAAAGACACTGCCACCCGAAGTGACGCGAGTTCCCTGAGGTATAGAAACGGCGAATGTTTGAGCTATGGGCAACGAAAAACGGACTGTGGCCATTGACGGCTGTTCAGGAAGCCTCACCACCCCCTGCCTGTCACCCAAATGATCGAGATAATCTCCTGTAGAATAAGCCAGCAAATTTTGCTTCGCTGAAAAATCAATGATTACACGCTGTTGCGCTATAACAGCCGCCACAGCCTCCAAGAAAAGTCTGACCGGATCCCCCTTTGCGAGAATCCGGCCTGCTGTTTGTTCATATTTCGCAAAAACCTCAGCCTCTACCTCGGCTGTAGATTTTTCCGTAAAATCTATGTTAGGTAGTGTCACGAATTCTCACCTTCACTTTCGGAATTAGAATGCCGTCATAATGGTCGCTTTCAACGAAACCTACAAACGTTACTTTCGCTCTGGGTTCAAACTTTTGAATTGCGCTAACAATTTCAGCTGACAACGCCGCCTGAGCCTTGGGTATTGGCTCGTCAAGCATGGTTGCACTGAGTCCAAATTCGCGATCAAGTGGAACAGAATATTTCATCGTAGTGAGGATAGTACGAATGTTTTGTAAAACTTCTGCAACCTCCGTTTTAGGCCCAAAATCAATTGCACCTTGTGCTCCGATCACCTCATATTCCATTGTTTATTCCTCCACATATTCGCGTAAAGTCAAATCAACAGTAGCCCGAAGTAAATGTCCATGATTATCAATTTGTGACCATGTTTCGTTTATGCTCTCTATAACAAATGTCCCCAACGGTCTTCCAGCTAAAATGAGAGGTGCATAAATGCCATCGTCTCTCATGTCGCGCAACCTACCTATTTCACCCCGTGGATTTACACCTAGAGAGGCCCTAAGAGAAATTGTCATCGTAACTGAATCTAAACCTGGCCCCATAAACTCCAATACAGGCTTTTGGCCTGCCACTTCGTGCGTGCCAAATCGCGCATCACCTTGCCTTTGAAAGTTTTCAGGGGTTCTCACTTTATCGGCTGACGTTTCAAAAACCACATCTCCAAGGTAGCCTATCATTTAGAGTTACCCCCCTGCAAAAACGTTATTTGATCCTATAGCAACGGAAGATCCACACGCTATAGGATCTCCAACTCTTCCGGCTTCTTTGCCATTTATAAACACAGACGAACTACCAGACGCCAACACAGACGCATGGCACTCTGGAATATCAGGGCAACAATGCTCAGCCCAAGCATCGCCTTGTCTATGCCATGCTTTGCCATTAACAAAAACATTAGGAGATCCTTCAACCGAAGGCCGAGATGGCCATCAGCCATGGCCGGTACAAACATCTCCTAACCTAGTTGCAGCAGGCACATCTTCACCTCCTTAAGGGTTTAAATCAATTCGAGGTGCCTGAAGCGTTATATAACTTTCGCTCTCAATTACGATATCTCCTGTGGAATGCACCGTCGTAGCTCCACTGCTACGATCATGCTCAATCCATGTACCATCCTCAAAATCTATGCGGCGTTTATTGGGGTCACCGATCGTTGGCTTGTCTTTTGCGTTATACATAGCCCCTAGACAGAAACCTTGTTCCATACCATTGGGCAAAAAAACGCATAACACTTGCTCTCCAACATCGGGTATAAAATAGTCTTTATTGCGCAAGGTCTGCCTCACTAGAACAGGTAAATCGTAGCTTACCATGCTGTCTTTATCACGGAAAAGCACTCGAACGGTGCCTTCTTCGGCATTAGCTGATGAAATCGTCCCTACACGCAAAATATTATTTAGTCGTTCCTCTATATCCATGAGGGCTTGATAATAGTCGAACATTAGTACCCCTCCAACACCCGGTGAGCTTCCAAAGCAGTTAAATAGCCTCCCTGTTGATATGAATGCACTGCTTTGTCAATAAAATATTTACCGTCGAAATGCCCCCAGCCACTAAATTCAACATTGATACCTGCGACAATGCGCGGATCTCCACCTAACGTAATACTGCTCGTTGCCTGCTTTTTATTTTTTTTCCTAAGCTCTTTTTGTGCCAAATCCATAGCCTCGGCTAAAGATTCGACACGCTTATTTATCACCAGCGTCTGGCCTTCTTCAGCATCTGGAACGGTGTATGTATAAGTTTGTTCTTCTTTCTTTACAGAGTCATAGTATTTCACAGTACATTTAGCGAAAATATCGACTAAACTCGATGAAAAGGAGTAACGCTCTACATAGCTAAGTTCGCTTTTAATAACTAGAGCCGCGTCTTTTTGCTCATATGCCTGCTCTTCGAAAATAACCACTTTCTCATCTGTTACCTTTAATAAACATCCGGCTTCTTCGCAAAGTCTCTGAAGAAAAGCTAGGTCAGATTCATCTCGCTGATCGCGTCTCTCATATAAAGAATCAACTGCATCGTATAAAAGCTCAACCCTATTATTTTTAGCGATATCTCCAGCAATGCCTGAAAGAGAAATGTTTTCCCATGATCGATTTTTCTTCTCATTTTGCAATGAACTTTTCCCAGGAATTGAAATAGCTTTTATTTCAACAACCCCAGGTGGACCAGATAATGTAATCTCATCAATAGAAAAAGAGCCGCAAGGAAGTATCTTTTCATCACCAACGGCTCTCCAATTTTTTGTCTTAAAAGATACATTAATAGTTGCTCCTTTTTGAGGCATCCACCCTCCTCTCCAAAGCTCCTTTTTATCTTGTAGGATAATTGTTATATCGTCAGCTTTTCCATGCGCATTGTCCGTATATGTAATTGAGAGAAGGAAGGCAGAAATGTCTGCGCTAATATCAGTACCTTCGTATAATAGGGAAACCGCTGTCCGTCGACTCTTCATAAAAGTCTCTTCCTTTTCCAAGGAGGCATAGAGTCTGGCAACCTGTATTTTTTACTGACGTCAGGTATTTTGATATCTACCCCCTCACTAAAAAAAACTGTTTCTCTATGTTGGGGATTAGCTTCGATAATATCTGACATAAAATGCTCGTCCCCACATGTCTTTAAGGCAATGAGGTCCCATGTGTCACCCTGAACCGTCTTGTATTTAGACATAACTTAGCCTCCTCTCGTTATCAAACATCTTTCGCATCTTTTCAAGTAAATCGTCGTTACCAGAGGCAACAGCTCTTTCAACATCTTGCCGGGTGTCTCGCGTTTCACTCGTTGAGATACGAATGACAGGCGAATAGTTTATCGTTATGTTGTTATGAGATCCTCCATCGCGCATTGTCGGTGCTGATGCCGCATCCCCTAAAAAACCTTTCATGCTATCGCTGAATGAACGGCCAAGTGTTGCTTCTAATGGGGTGCTCAAGGTGCTTTGAGGAACAGACCTGGCACCCTGGGCTAGTGTTTTCATTATCGCTTGCCCAGATTCCGTTAGGTGAGATAAAGGTCCTTCCTTAGCGTCGGAAAATGGCAGAAGCTTCCGGACACGAGAAAGCACCCCTTTAACAGCTTCGACCGGCGCTGAGGCCGCGCTCTTTACGCCTGCGACAAAAGTCTGTATCAAGGCCCTTCCAGACTCAGATAGGTCAAAGTTGAAAATACTAAGGATTTTTGCTGGGATTGATTTTATGAAACTTACAAGAGCTGCACATTTTTCTCTTATACCATTTGCAAAAGCTCCAAACTTAGCGGCTATGACATCCCAGTTTTTATATAAGATGACCCCAGCAGCTACTAACGCAGTAACACCCATAATCAACAAGCCTATTGGATTTGCATTCATCGCCGCATTCAATAACCACTGGGCGCCTGACCAAGCTTTAGTAGCAATAGTAACTAGCTTCATCTTAACCTGAG
This region of Aminobacterium colombiense DSM 12261 genomic DNA includes:
- a CDS encoding phage tail protein, producing the protein MAENFYTILTNTGKAKLANAQALGTTVQFSSIAVGDGSGNYYDPTESQTALKNEVWRGAINQIKTDSENPNWIVVEVVIPTTTGGFTVREAGIIDSEGDVIAIGKYPATYKPALAEGSGKDLYIRMILEVSNASAITLKIDPAVVLSTRGYVDDSISTHNIDSSAHNNLPYLKTSEVVVSPEPNKVLKLDAAGKLPGDITGNAATSSLAVNATYWNGRRLLDKASTTQPIGLVLVEPGGGAGFWDWVDLDGNPVMPPPGYFSSRPEYQISVSTVDDQAMVEISQFYFLVKTLPSGPYAGKQARFVNKTAFSGAKLHPAFLNGGVEISSFYIGAYEAFDDGGTKAGSSIKKPPLVIIDFPTMVSRCNARNASGVTGFSLINIYQIAAIQMLAHVEMGTTDSQSVFGRGNCDSLVPYASGGWALSTGYTNAIWRGIHELWGNTWCMVQGLENRDGAIWVWDSGGGKSFVNTGEVFPNSGYPTEMHVASGANFDLSALYLPKTTISSQDNGTYSDYFWITKDGTKVCYYGGGWYYGSQAGLFYLNLGTAASNSSSISGGRLAKV
- a CDS encoding phage tail protein I; the protein is MVSAGLKDLIPGSIAEDPQVEAAVLALDGQLADINSHLIQTIILPRIDELSEAILDLLLWEFHITLDEGAGVAVSVEEKRDLVRRAVEIHRLKGTKAALLRIFEMLSMCGVISEWYEYGGEPYKFKVEILELSERGLDEQTYVLLERLIDEYKNVRSWLDELNVYLTVRGVVPKVAMASLFGEEITVYPYNVTEVESAVFWRWGIGAQVVETVTVYPL
- a CDS encoding tail protein X is translated as MSKYKTVQGDTWDLIALKTCGDEHFMSDIIEANPQHRETVFFSEGVDIKIPDVSKKYRLPDSMPPWKRKRLL
- a CDS encoding phage tail protein → MIGYLGDVVFETSADKVRTPENFQRQGDARFGTHEVAGQKPVLEFMGPGLDSVTMTISLRASLGVNPRGEIGRLRDMRDDGIYAPLILAGRPLGTFVIESINETWSQIDNHGHLLRATVDLTLREYVEE
- a CDS encoding phage baseplate assembly protein V, translating into MFDYYQALMDIEERLNNILRVGTISSANAEEGTVRVLFRDKDSMVSYDLPVLVRQTLRNKDYFIPDVGEQVLCVFLPNGMEQGFCLGAMYNAKDKPTIGDPNKRRIDFEDGTWIEHDRSSGATTVHSTGDIVIESESYITLQAPRIDLNP
- a CDS encoding phage late control D family protein, whose protein sequence is MKSRRTAVSLLYEGTDISADISAFLLSITYTDNAHGKADDITIILQDKKELWRGGWMPQKGATINVSFKTKNWRAVGDEKILPCGSFSIDEITLSGPPGVVEIKAISIPGKSSLQNEKKNRSWENISLSGIAGDIAKNNRVELLYDAVDSLYERRDQRDESDLAFLQRLCEEAGCLLKVTDEKVVIFEEQAYEQKDAALVIKSELSYVERYSFSSSLVDIFAKCTVKYYDSVKKEEQTYTYTVPDAEEGQTLVINKRVESLAEAMDLAQKELRKKNKKQATSSITLGGDPRIVAGINVEFSGWGHFDGKYFIDKAVHSYQQGGYLTALEAHRVLEGY
- a CDS encoding GPW/gp25 family protein — translated: MEYEVIGAQGAIDFGPKTEVAEVLQNIRTILTTMKYSVPLDREFGLSATMLDEPIPKAQAALSAEIVSAIQKFEPRAKVTFVGFVESDHYDGILIPKVKVRIRDTT
- a CDS encoding baseplate assembly protein, whose amino-acid sequence is MTLPNIDFTEKSTAEVEAEVFAKYEQTAGRILAKGDPVRLFLEAVAAVIAQQRVIIDFSAKQNLLAYSTGDYLDHLGDRQGVVRLPEQPSMATVRFSLPIAQTFAVSIPQGTRVTSGGSVFFATQEALEITPGATYVDAVVTCTQSGSIGNGFAIGQISKLVDPLPYISKVENITASTGGVDEESDDNFRLRIRQAMERYSVAGPRLAYDFWARTAHQGIIDVSVRSPAAGEVEIRPLMEGGELPSSEILDEVLSICSADDVRPLTDQVTVLAPEQITYSVDCTYFIDRVEAISISAIQAQVATAVGEYIAWQKAKLGRDINPSALIKRVMDAGAKRVEVSNPIYTALEAWQVAKENSVTINYGGLEDG